One segment of Cydia fagiglandana chromosome 12, ilCydFagi1.1, whole genome shotgun sequence DNA contains the following:
- the LOC134669647 gene encoding bifunctional methylenetetrahydrofolate dehydrogenase/cyclohydrolase, mitochondrial isoform X1: MRQIICLRVVSTVLKSTMRSHTFFDSLGSASIMARILDGKGLAKDIRNELKIKIHNWMQQGHRAPTLRCIIVGDDPASHTYVKNKIQAATDVGIQAETIRYEANMTEEDLLSAIDELNASSEVDGILVQLPLPGGIDERKVCNAVAPEKDVDGFHIVNVGQLCLDMPTIVPATALAVVEMLKRFKIDTFGRNAVVVGRSKNVGMPIAMMLHSDMSHDSGLGMDATVTICHRYTPKEKLEFYCRNADIIITATGVPKLIKADMVKPGATVIDVGIVRVTDDEGRTRLVGDVDYDEVSKVAGAITPVPGGVGPMTVAMLMHNTFQAAQRLRDAEMMQ, translated from the exons ATGAGGCAAATCATTTGCCTCCGAGTTGTCAGTACAGTTCTGAAATCCACGATGAGAAGTCATACGTTCTTTGATTCCTTGGGCTCGGCCAG cATCATGGCCCGAATCCTTGATGGCAAGGGGCTTGCCAAGGACATCCGCAATGAATTAAAAATCAAGATCCATAATTGGATGCAACAAGGCCACCGCGCGCCAACCTTGAGATGCATTATAGTGGGAGATGACCCGGCCAGCCATACTTATGTTAAGAACAAGATCCAGGCTGCGACAGATGTAGGCATTCAGgctgaaacaataagatatgaAGCCAATATGACTGAGGAGGATCTTCTGTCAGCTATTGATGAATTGAATGCAAGCTCTGAAGTTGATGGCATTTTAGTCCAACTGCCGTTGCCCGGAGGCATTGATGAGAGGAAGGTGTGCAATGCTGTGGCTCCGGAGAAGGATGTGGACGGCTTCCATATTGTCAATGTTGGGCAGCTGTGCCTGGACATGCCAACTATTGTTCCTGCCACTGCTTTGGCTGTTGTGGAAATGTTGAAaag attcaAAATTGACACCTTTGGCCGTAATGCAGTAGTGGTAGGCCGCTCGAAGAATGTTGGCATGCCAATCGCCATGATGTTGCACAGCGACATGAGTCATGACAGTGGCCTCGGCATGGATGCCACGGTCACCATCTGCCATCGGTACACGCCTAAAGAGAAGCTGGAGTTCTACTGCCGGAATGCTGACATTATTATCACAGCGACAG gtGTTCCAAAATTAATCAAAGCAGACATGGTGAAGCCTGGAGCTACAGTCATTGACGTGGGCATCGTTAGAGTCACTGACGATGAAGGGAGGACCAGACTCGTCGGCGATGTCGACTATGATG AGGTGAGCAAAGTGGCCGGCGCCATAACGCCCGTGCCCGGCGGCGTGGGCCCCATGACCGTGGCCATGCTCATGCATAACACTTTCCAAGCTGCCCAGAGACTGCGAGATGCCGAGATGATGCAATAA
- the LOC134669647 gene encoding bifunctional methylenetetrahydrofolate dehydrogenase/cyclohydrolase 2, mitochondrial isoform X2 has product MARILDGKGLAKDIRNELKIKIHNWMQQGHRAPTLRCIIVGDDPASHTYVKNKIQAATDVGIQAETIRYEANMTEEDLLSAIDELNASSEVDGILVQLPLPGGIDERKVCNAVAPEKDVDGFHIVNVGQLCLDMPTIVPATALAVVEMLKRFKIDTFGRNAVVVGRSKNVGMPIAMMLHSDMSHDSGLGMDATVTICHRYTPKEKLEFYCRNADIIITATGVPKLIKADMVKPGATVIDVGIVRVTDDEGRTRLVGDVDYDEVSKVAGAITPVPGGVGPMTVAMLMHNTFQAAQRLRDAEMMQ; this is encoded by the exons ATGGCCCGAATCCTTGATGGCAAGGGGCTTGCCAAGGACATCCGCAATGAATTAAAAATCAAGATCCATAATTGGATGCAACAAGGCCACCGCGCGCCAACCTTGAGATGCATTATAGTGGGAGATGACCCGGCCAGCCATACTTATGTTAAGAACAAGATCCAGGCTGCGACAGATGTAGGCATTCAGgctgaaacaataagatatgaAGCCAATATGACTGAGGAGGATCTTCTGTCAGCTATTGATGAATTGAATGCAAGCTCTGAAGTTGATGGCATTTTAGTCCAACTGCCGTTGCCCGGAGGCATTGATGAGAGGAAGGTGTGCAATGCTGTGGCTCCGGAGAAGGATGTGGACGGCTTCCATATTGTCAATGTTGGGCAGCTGTGCCTGGACATGCCAACTATTGTTCCTGCCACTGCTTTGGCTGTTGTGGAAATGTTGAAaag attcaAAATTGACACCTTTGGCCGTAATGCAGTAGTGGTAGGCCGCTCGAAGAATGTTGGCATGCCAATCGCCATGATGTTGCACAGCGACATGAGTCATGACAGTGGCCTCGGCATGGATGCCACGGTCACCATCTGCCATCGGTACACGCCTAAAGAGAAGCTGGAGTTCTACTGCCGGAATGCTGACATTATTATCACAGCGACAG gtGTTCCAAAATTAATCAAAGCAGACATGGTGAAGCCTGGAGCTACAGTCATTGACGTGGGCATCGTTAGAGTCACTGACGATGAAGGGAGGACCAGACTCGTCGGCGATGTCGACTATGATG AGGTGAGCAAAGTGGCCGGCGCCATAACGCCCGTGCCCGGCGGCGTGGGCCCCATGACCGTGGCCATGCTCATGCATAACACTTTCCAAGCTGCCCAGAGACTGCGAGATGCCGAGATGATGCAATAA